One genomic segment of Catalinimonas alkaloidigena includes these proteins:
- a CDS encoding cytochrome-c peroxidase, producing the protein MTALLVLLLACSNENEPEKEVVYDPTPYQPNLPWYFPDQISLPADNLLTEEGVALGRMLFYEKQLSADQSISCASCHQQEKAFTDGLQFPQGIDGGQVNKNTMSLHNLLWVSRLNWDGRSVSLEEQAIGPLTNPLEMGLTDVDEAVLRLQATEIYPPKFFEAFGTDSITAEYLLKALAQFERTLISNQSKLDRYWRNEYEPTALELKGMTLFFTHPEASQGIRGGNCGDCHLGPFTGGSADAFNGFHNNGLDQDSELEEGLAGHTGNAFDQGKFRAPSLRNIALTAPYMHDGRFSTLEEVLVHYDEHIQMSSTLDPLIQEASNEPINEGEPIKLHLLPEEKDAILAFLHMLTDSTFIEDERFSNPFAQ; encoded by the coding sequence TTGACTGCCCTGCTTGTGTTGTTACTCGCCTGTAGTAATGAAAATGAGCCAGAGAAAGAAGTTGTATATGATCCTACCCCATATCAACCAAATTTACCTTGGTACTTTCCCGATCAAATAAGTTTACCTGCAGATAACCTGTTGACTGAAGAAGGTGTAGCGCTGGGCCGTATGCTTTTTTATGAGAAACAGTTATCAGCAGACCAAAGTATATCCTGTGCCTCCTGTCATCAACAGGAGAAAGCTTTTACCGATGGCTTGCAGTTTCCACAGGGAATTGATGGGGGGCAGGTAAATAAAAATACTATGTCACTCCATAACTTATTATGGGTAAGCCGTCTGAATTGGGATGGCAGGTCAGTCAGCTTGGAAGAACAGGCAATTGGTCCGTTGACCAATCCCTTGGAGATGGGCCTAACCGATGTAGATGAAGCCGTCTTACGTTTGCAAGCTACCGAAATTTATCCGCCCAAATTTTTTGAAGCTTTTGGTACGGACAGCATTACTGCGGAATACCTACTTAAAGCACTGGCTCAGTTTGAGCGAACACTCATCAGCAATCAATCTAAACTGGATCGCTACTGGCGCAATGAGTACGAGCCCACAGCGCTGGAACTCAAAGGAATGACTCTTTTTTTTACCCATCCTGAGGCCTCTCAGGGTATTCGGGGAGGAAACTGTGGAGACTGCCACCTTGGTCCTTTTACCGGAGGTTCTGCTGATGCATTTAATGGCTTTCATAATAATGGATTAGATCAGGATAGTGAACTGGAAGAAGGACTTGCCGGACATACCGGAAATGCATTTGACCAAGGCAAATTCCGTGCTCCTTCCTTACGAAATATTGCTTTGACTGCCCCCTACATGCACGATGGCCGGTTCAGTACGCTTGAAGAAGTATTAGTGCATTACGATGAGCACATCCAGATGAGTAGTACACTTGACCCATTGATACAGGAAGCTAGTAATGAGCCCATCAATGAAGGAGAGCCCATAAAATTACATCTTTTACCGGAGGAAAAAGACGCGATCCTTGCCTTTCTACATATGTTGACTGATAGTACATTTATTGAAGATGAACGTTTTTCAAATCCATTCGCCCAATGA
- a CDS encoding MbnP family protein — MRILSNALSLLIVVFAVSCKDAEKPEGRASLKLNFSHYVDGEALQFNTARYTNALGEVFSLSKVRYYISNIKLRNKLKGEVYLMPESYHLVGTEDGDVFEILIEDVPIGDYNQMEFAIGVDNSTSTSTDKVGALDPSNDMAWNWNTGYKFLLVEGTYYAANDQHKALVYHVGGDPSYRKLTYTLGEDGIPELSIIAASEVQVNVWLDIAELFRGPNTLSFEEYPVVKFDPFAVNIADNYASDMFIIKSIE; from the coding sequence ATGAGAATACTATCTAATGCATTGAGTTTATTGATAGTGGTTTTCGCTGTCTCCTGTAAAGATGCAGAGAAGCCTGAAGGAAGGGCTTCATTAAAGTTAAATTTTAGCCATTATGTTGACGGAGAAGCTTTGCAGTTTAATACAGCTCGGTATACCAATGCCCTAGGAGAGGTTTTCAGTCTCTCAAAGGTTAGGTATTATATTAGCAATATCAAATTAAGGAATAAGCTGAAGGGGGAGGTATACTTAATGCCGGAAAGCTACCATTTGGTAGGTACTGAAGATGGTGATGTGTTTGAAATTCTCATTGAAGATGTACCAATAGGTGACTACAACCAAATGGAGTTTGCCATTGGTGTAGATAACAGTACCAGTACTTCTACTGATAAAGTTGGTGCCCTAGATCCTAGTAATGATATGGCATGGAACTGGAATACTGGTTATAAGTTTCTATTAGTAGAAGGTACATATTATGCTGCTAATGATCAGCACAAAGCCTTAGTGTATCATGTAGGGGGTGATCCAAGTTACCGTAAACTAACGTATACACTTGGGGAGGATGGTATACCTGAACTCAGTATCATTGCCGCTAGTGAAGTACAAGTGAATGTTTGGTTAGATATCGCTGAACTTTTCAGGGGACCAAATACTCTTAGCTTTGAAGAGTATCCGGTGGTGAAATTTGATCCTTTTGCAGTAAATATCGCTGACAATTATGCTTCAGACATGTTTATCATAAAAAGTATTGAATAG
- a CDS encoding DUF3050 domain-containing protein: MNVHITRIENGLSPLKQQLVSHPLYQKIKTPQHLHTFMEQHVFAVWDFMSLLKFLQRELTCIQHPWLPAQHTSAARMINEIVLGEETDVDRHGRPASHYQLYLQAMDQAGADYSSIKRLEILLRQGTPLIRAISSLQLPKQVKTFMDFTFQTIDRGVVHEVAAVFTWGREDLIPDMFTSLVKDIQKNHHTNLGDFVYYLERHIELDADEHGPMAMQMMEALCGDDQLKWNQCYKVAQKALKARINLWDGITKAIH, encoded by the coding sequence ATGAATGTACATATCACAAGAATAGAAAACGGACTATCACCATTAAAACAGCAGTTAGTAAGTCACCCGCTTTATCAGAAAATCAAGACTCCTCAGCATCTGCATACTTTTATGGAGCAGCATGTATTTGCAGTCTGGGACTTCATGTCTCTGCTTAAATTTTTACAGAGAGAACTGACCTGCATTCAGCATCCTTGGCTTCCCGCTCAGCATACTTCGGCCGCGAGAATGATTAACGAAATCGTGTTGGGTGAAGAAACAGATGTAGATCGCCATGGAAGACCTGCCAGTCATTATCAATTGTACCTGCAAGCAATGGATCAGGCAGGGGCTGATTATTCTTCGATTAAGCGACTGGAGATACTGCTTCGTCAGGGGACACCGCTCATTCGTGCCATTTCCTCACTACAACTTCCTAAGCAAGTTAAAACTTTTATGGATTTTACTTTCCAAACTATTGACAGGGGGGTAGTACACGAAGTAGCCGCAGTATTTACCTGGGGTAGGGAAGACCTGATTCCCGATATGTTTACCTCACTCGTGAAAGATATACAGAAAAACCATCATACAAATCTGGGTGACTTTGTGTACTATCTTGAGCGTCATATTGAACTGGATGCAGATGAGCATGGCCCTATGGCAATGCAGATGATGGAAGCTCTATGCGGTGATGATCAGCTAAAGTGGAATCAATGCTATAAAGTGGCCCAGAAAGCACTAAAAGCAAGAATTAACTTGTGGGATGGTATAACAAAGGCCATTCATTGA
- a CDS encoding cytochrome-c peroxidase, with product MKAGGMVTVCWFLCFLSACSTQQEGPRPYNFNTPDNLQKPMPVPVHNPTTEEGVALGKKLFFDPKLSDNNQISCASCHIPSLSFSDGKALSSEGISGKKLDRHVPQLINVAWSEGLFWDGGVRNLESVVFGPITHPDEMGKNLGQLVRELQKDAAYPALFSSAFGADSVQSALIARALAQYMRTLISADSRYDHFVREEPGGQLSRLEREGMELVKEKCAACHSFDAGKNDFFTDFSYHNIGLDTSFSDKDERVLMGRFRITFDSTQIGAYKTPSLRNLAFTAPYMHDGRFQTLEEVLDHYSENVQATPYLDPLLKENTDTPGILLREHEKKAILAFLKTLGSPTFSH from the coding sequence ATGAAAGCAGGTGGTATGGTGACTGTTTGTTGGTTTTTGTGCTTTCTGTCTGCCTGTTCTACTCAGCAGGAAGGCCCCAGGCCTTACAACTTTAATACCCCGGATAACCTTCAGAAACCAATGCCTGTGCCTGTGCATAACCCTACCACAGAAGAAGGAGTTGCCTTGGGAAAGAAGCTTTTTTTTGATCCTAAACTTTCTGACAATAATCAGATTTCCTGTGCAAGCTGCCATATTCCTTCACTGTCTTTTTCTGATGGCAAGGCATTGAGTAGCGAAGGTATAAGTGGAAAGAAACTGGATAGACATGTACCCCAATTGATAAATGTCGCCTGGAGCGAAGGTCTTTTCTGGGATGGCGGTGTGAGAAACCTTGAGTCTGTGGTTTTCGGGCCAATCACTCATCCTGACGAAATGGGAAAAAATCTCGGACAATTGGTCCGTGAGCTTCAGAAGGATGCTGCCTACCCAGCGTTGTTCAGCAGTGCTTTTGGGGCAGACTCAGTTCAGTCAGCTTTGATTGCCCGTGCATTAGCACAATATATGCGCACCTTGATCAGTGCCGATAGCCGGTATGATCATTTTGTAAGAGAAGAGCCAGGTGGACAACTTTCCCGGCTGGAAAGGGAGGGGATGGAACTGGTCAAAGAGAAATGCGCTGCGTGCCATAGTTTTGATGCAGGTAAAAATGATTTTTTTACTGATTTTTCCTACCATAACATTGGGCTGGATACATCTTTTTCAGATAAGGATGAACGGGTATTGATGGGTAGATTCCGAATTACATTTGACTCTACGCAAATAGGCGCTTACAAAACTCCAAGCTTACGAAACCTTGCTTTTACTGCACCATATATGCATGATGGACGTTTCCAAACGTTAGAAGAGGTGCTGGACCATTACAGTGAAAATGTTCAAGCTACGCCCTATCTTGACCCTCTCCTTAAAGAGAATACTGATACCCCCGGTATTTTATTGAGGGAACATGAAAAAAAAGCAATTCTCGCTTTCCTCAAAACTTTGGGCAGTCCAACATTTTCTCACTAA
- a CDS encoding Ldh family oxidoreductase: protein MANIESFTFSSAYLKNFTREVFRYYGVSEQDAELASDILAMSDLRGIESHGVARLQTYVGLLKAGRINPKPNIKIIRQKPSTATVDGDNGLGLVVGPKANEIAMEKAEQVGSGWVGVCHTNHFGIAGYYPLQALKRDMIGWALTNTTKIVTPLWGMERMLGTNPIAIAFPALEEPPIVIDMATSVAAFGKVEIAKREQKPIPTGWGIDSKGNDTQIADALIEGGALLPLGTNGTLGAHKGYALSSMVDILSAVLSGANWGPFTPPFTIQQTMPERSVGKGIGHFFGAMQIDGFIETDEFKRQMDDWIRTFRKTKAVPGTPGPLIPGDPERAAEAIRSVSGIPLIKPVVDELLLISKVTAVPFDLNEAK from the coding sequence ATGGCCAATATAGAAAGCTTCACCTTCTCTTCTGCTTATCTGAAAAATTTTACCAGAGAAGTTTTCAGATATTATGGAGTTTCAGAACAGGACGCAGAACTGGCATCTGATATTTTGGCAATGAGTGATCTTCGTGGTATTGAATCTCATGGTGTCGCACGTTTACAAACTTACGTTGGCTTACTCAAAGCAGGAAGAATCAACCCCAAGCCAAACATTAAAATTATTAGGCAGAAGCCAAGTACTGCTACTGTTGACGGAGACAACGGTTTAGGCCTTGTGGTTGGTCCCAAAGCAAACGAGATTGCTATGGAAAAAGCAGAACAGGTCGGTTCCGGCTGGGTGGGCGTCTGTCATACCAATCATTTTGGTATTGCAGGATACTATCCATTACAAGCGCTCAAACGCGATATGATTGGCTGGGCTTTGACAAATACTACCAAAATCGTCACCCCCCTTTGGGGAATGGAGCGTATGCTGGGAACTAACCCTATTGCCATTGCTTTTCCCGCCCTTGAAGAACCTCCCATCGTAATTGACATGGCTACCAGCGTAGCTGCTTTCGGCAAAGTAGAAATCGCCAAACGTGAGCAAAAACCTATCCCTACAGGTTGGGGTATCGATAGCAAAGGGAATGATACGCAAATAGCTGATGCGTTGATAGAGGGAGGGGCTTTACTTCCCCTCGGCACAAATGGTACGCTTGGAGCGCATAAAGGCTATGCTTTGAGTTCAATGGTAGATATACTTTCGGCAGTCTTGAGCGGTGCTAACTGGGGGCCATTTACTCCTCCTTTTACCATCCAGCAGACCATGCCGGAAAGAAGTGTGGGCAAAGGAATCGGCCACTTTTTTGGTGCGATGCAGATAGATGGCTTTATTGAAACTGACGAATTTAAACGGCAGATGGATGATTGGATTCGTACTTTCAGGAAAACCAAAGCTGTCCCTGGAACACCTGGCCCTCTCATCCCGGGTGACCCCGAACGAGCAGCTGAGGCTATCAGAAGCGTTAGTGGCATCCCTTTAATTAAACCGGTAGTCGATGAGCTTCTTTTAATTTCTAAAGTGACCGCCGTCCCTTTTGATCTCAATGAAGCTAAATAA
- a CDS encoding SDR family oxidoreductase — MNLNLTDKVIIVTGGGSGIGEAIVREAVEEEAIPIIVNRSREKGEALENELLEKGHSCLFVQADLSQKEACRKVIEEAVEKFGKIDVLVNNAGYNDSVGLENGSPEQFMESIQSNIFHYYTLAHYALPYLIKSKGNIINISSKTAITGQGNSSAYIASKAGQLGLTREWAVELLPYGIRVNAVLPAEVMTPMYRGWLDTYDHPEEKLKEITSRIPLGQRMTTPEEIAYTVLFTASDKSAHTTGQYLFPDGGYTHLDRAIGS, encoded by the coding sequence ATGAATCTCAACCTAACTGACAAAGTGATTATTGTAACTGGCGGTGGCAGTGGTATTGGAGAAGCCATTGTTCGTGAAGCTGTAGAGGAAGAGGCTATTCCCATCATTGTAAACCGAAGCCGGGAGAAGGGAGAAGCACTGGAAAACGAACTTCTGGAAAAAGGCCACTCCTGTCTGTTTGTTCAAGCTGACCTCAGTCAAAAAGAAGCCTGTCGTAAAGTGATTGAGGAAGCTGTAGAAAAATTTGGAAAGATTGATGTATTGGTGAATAATGCCGGTTATAATGATAGTGTAGGGCTGGAGAATGGTTCTCCGGAACAGTTTATGGAATCTATTCAGAGTAATATTTTTCATTACTATACACTTGCCCACTATGCCTTACCCTACCTGATTAAAAGTAAGGGAAACATTATCAATATTAGTTCTAAAACCGCTATCACGGGTCAGGGTAATTCTTCTGCCTATATTGCCAGCAAAGCCGGACAACTGGGTTTGACCCGGGAGTGGGCGGTAGAGCTTCTCCCCTATGGCATTCGCGTAAATGCCGTATTGCCCGCCGAAGTAATGACCCCCATGTACCGGGGTTGGCTGGATACTTATGATCATCCGGAAGAAAAGCTCAAAGAAATTACCAGCCGTATTCCATTAGGGCAGCGCATGACTACTCCTGAAGAGATTGCTTACACAGTACTCTTTACAGCTTCAGATAAATCAGCGCATACGACCGGTCAGTACCTCTTCCCGGATGGCGGCTATACACACCTGGACAGAGCCATTGGTTCCTGA
- a CDS encoding amidohydrolase family protein encodes MKIDAHQHFWKYDPLKLGWINDAMQVLKRDYLPPDLKREMDKTGFDGCVAVQASQSEEETDFLLAQAEQYNYIKGVVGWVDLCDYNVKNRLTHYAQFPKLCGMRHIVHDEEDDYFLLRPDFMRGVKMLKEFDLTYDILIFEKHLAVTLQYVSYFPESRLVVDHIAKPRIATAELSPWKENIRSLAEYPNVYCKLSGMVTEADWKNWKPDDFKIYLDVVFEAFGTNKLMIGSDWPVCRLAAEYEEVMAVVENYISQLSQDEQARILGGNAIDFYQLSI; translated from the coding sequence ATGAAAATTGATGCACATCAACATTTTTGGAAATATGACCCACTAAAGCTCGGGTGGATTAATGATGCCATGCAGGTACTTAAACGCGACTATTTACCTCCAGACTTAAAGAGGGAAATGGATAAAACAGGTTTTGATGGTTGTGTGGCAGTGCAGGCAAGTCAGAGTGAAGAAGAGACAGACTTTTTACTAGCTCAGGCTGAGCAATATAATTACATCAAAGGAGTAGTGGGCTGGGTAGATTTGTGCGACTACAATGTAAAGAATCGTTTGACCCACTATGCCCAGTTTCCCAAGCTTTGCGGAATGAGACATATTGTTCATGATGAGGAGGACGATTATTTTCTGCTCAGACCAGATTTCATGCGTGGAGTTAAGATGCTAAAAGAATTTGACCTCACATACGATATCCTGATTTTTGAAAAGCACCTAGCTGTCACGCTTCAGTATGTTTCTTATTTCCCCGAAAGTAGATTGGTCGTAGACCATATTGCTAAGCCCAGAATAGCCACTGCGGAATTGTCTCCCTGGAAAGAAAATATACGCTCACTGGCCGAATATCCGAATGTCTACTGCAAACTCTCAGGTATGGTCACTGAGGCTGACTGGAAAAACTGGAAACCTGATGACTTCAAGATCTATCTTGATGTTGTTTTTGAAGCCTTTGGCACTAACAAATTAATGATAGGCTCAGACTGGCCGGTATGTCGTCTGGCTGCTGAATATGAGGAGGTAATGGCTGTTGTAGAAAACTATATCAGTCAGCTTTCTCAGGATGAACAAGCAAGGATATTAGGCGGAAACGCTATTGATTTTTATCAACTTTCAATATAA
- a CDS encoding L-rhamnose mutarotase: MKDFAMSVNLRDEEEAIKQYEHYHAQPWPEVIPSLKKVGVLDMKIYRLGRRLFMFMQTEDSFEPEVGFPKYLKLDERCQEWEDLMGTFQEPLPEAGPGEKWVQMKKIFEF, encoded by the coding sequence ATGAAAGACTTTGCCATGTCAGTTAATCTGAGAGATGAAGAGGAAGCTATTAAGCAGTATGAGCATTATCATGCACAGCCCTGGCCGGAAGTAATTCCCTCACTCAAAAAGGTAGGTGTGCTTGACATGAAAATCTATCGCCTGGGTAGAAGGTTATTTATGTTTATGCAAACTGAAGATAGCTTTGAGCCAGAGGTTGGCTTCCCTAAATACCTTAAATTAGATGAGCGTTGCCAGGAGTGGGAGGATCTGATGGGTACTTTTCAGGAGCCATTACCGGAAGCCGGTCCGGGAGAAAAATGGGTACAGATGAAGAAAATTTTTGAATTTTGA
- a CDS encoding fumarylacetoacetate hydrolase family protein codes for MKLFRFGNPGSEKPGVLHNEQKLDVSGFGEDFTEEFLANDGLNRLDKWLNDNISNCPQLSDQERLAPPIKKPGKIVCIGLNYKDHAAESKMELPVEPIIFFKATSSIVGPNDDLIIPKGSEKTDWEVELGVVIGKKASYVAETEAMDHVAGYVLHNDYSERAFQLERSGQWVKGKSCDTFAPLGPYVVTKEEIADINNLRLWLTVNGETKQDGNTSDLIFKIPHLVSYLSQFMTLMPGDIISTGTPAGVGLGFNPPQFIHAGDVIELGIEGLGSSRQVAKAYE; via the coding sequence ATGAAACTATTTCGTTTTGGAAATCCCGGATCAGAAAAACCGGGTGTATTACACAATGAACAGAAGCTGGATGTCTCTGGATTTGGAGAAGATTTTACTGAAGAATTTTTGGCCAATGACGGGCTCAATAGACTGGACAAATGGCTGAATGATAATATCAGTAATTGTCCACAGCTAAGTGATCAGGAAAGGCTGGCTCCTCCTATCAAAAAACCGGGAAAAATAGTATGTATCGGTCTGAACTATAAAGATCATGCCGCTGAAAGCAAAATGGAGTTGCCTGTTGAGCCTATTATTTTCTTTAAAGCTACTTCATCCATAGTCGGGCCAAACGATGACCTAATCATTCCTAAAGGAAGCGAAAAAACAGACTGGGAAGTAGAGTTAGGCGTTGTAATAGGTAAAAAGGCAAGCTACGTAGCGGAAACCGAGGCAATGGACCATGTGGCCGGCTACGTATTACATAATGATTATAGTGAAAGAGCGTTTCAGCTAGAACGTTCCGGACAGTGGGTTAAAGGCAAAAGTTGTGACACATTTGCCCCCTTAGGCCCCTATGTGGTTACCAAAGAGGAAATTGCTGATATCAATAACTTGCGTTTATGGTTAACAGTAAATGGAGAGACCAAGCAGGATGGCAATACTTCTGACCTGATCTTTAAAATTCCTCATCTGGTAAGTTATCTTAGCCAGTTTATGACCCTAATGCCGGGAGACATAATCTCTACCGGTACACCTGCCGGAGTCGGTTTAGGCTTCAACCCTCCCCAGTTTATCCATGCCGGGGATGTGATAGAATTAGGCATTGAAGGCTTAGGTTCTTCCAGGCAGGTGGCCAAAGCATACGAATAG
- a CDS encoding SDR family NAD(P)-dependent oxidoreductase translates to MQAFSLSQKVAVITGAGSGIGKSIAEVFSRHSAKVYILDVDESSATKVVEQITSNGGEALYRFCNVASQTEVRQVIQHIADENEKIDILVNNAGVAHVGNVEKTSEEDLDRIYSINIKGVYNCLYACIPYMKAQGGGVILNLASVASVLGIADRFAYSMSKGAVLTMTLSVAKDYVADNIRCNSIAPGRVHTPFVDGFLKKNYPGKESEMFEKLSKTQPIGRMGKPEEIANLALFLCSDEAGFITGSNYPIDGGFITLNS, encoded by the coding sequence ATGCAAGCATTTAGCCTTTCTCAAAAAGTAGCAGTAATCACCGGCGCGGGAAGTGGTATCGGTAAAAGCATAGCAGAAGTTTTTTCACGGCACAGTGCAAAAGTTTATATTTTAGATGTTGATGAAAGTTCAGCAACAAAAGTAGTGGAGCAAATTACTTCAAATGGAGGAGAGGCTCTCTACAGATTCTGCAATGTTGCCTCTCAGACAGAAGTAAGGCAGGTAATACAGCACATAGCTGATGAAAACGAAAAAATAGACATACTCGTCAATAATGCAGGTGTAGCCCATGTGGGTAATGTGGAGAAAACAAGCGAAGAAGACCTGGATAGAATTTACAGCATCAATATCAAAGGGGTATATAACTGCTTATACGCCTGTATCCCATATATGAAAGCCCAGGGTGGAGGAGTGATACTTAATCTAGCCTCCGTAGCGTCTGTATTGGGTATTGCTGACCGTTTTGCTTACTCTATGAGCAAGGGCGCAGTACTTACCATGACATTGTCAGTAGCCAAGGATTATGTAGCGGATAATATCCGTTGTAACAGTATTGCCCCCGGAAGAGTCCATACTCCTTTCGTAGATGGATTCTTAAAGAAAAACTATCCGGGCAAGGAAAGCGAAATGTTTGAAAAGCTATCCAAAACCCAGCCCATCGGAAGGATGGGTAAACCTGAAGAAATCGCTAATCTGGCATTGTTTCTTTGTTCAGACGAAGCCGGATTCATCACTGGAAGCAATTATCCGATTGATGGAGGGTTCATTACGCTCAATAGTTAA
- a CDS encoding MGH1-like glycoside hydrolase domain-containing protein, producing the protein MNTIVEVDSKTLIDEAKNVLLNNRIGKFTKPAPALYPHQWNWDAGFIAIGYAHFDMDQAESELRHLFSGQWANGMLPHIIFNPEGDGHYFPGINFWETWRSFDAPKIAETSGISNPAVHGFVLQRMYQVAKDKDRALNFIREMFPKIKAMHAYFYNERDPQNEGLVYIRHPWESGNDNSPTWDIPLETIDFSKVKVPPFTRKDLNSGHAEHRPTNLDYDRYIYLIDVFRKGDYREDKIFELTPFAVQDPLFNTILIRSNQAMIELGALIGEDIQVFKTWNEKSISAMNNKLWNESTGMYDAYDLINGQKIEMEASSGLMPLYANIPSDLQAKKMVDTLIGPKFLSNESLPYYLCSSFTPLSDKFDPKKYWRGPVWINMNWMLYHGLHSYGYAQEAAMVKSDSIDLINYYGFYEYFDPKKDVINNRQGYGSHQFSWSAALCLDWLNE; encoded by the coding sequence ATGAATACAATAGTAGAAGTGGATTCAAAAACTCTTATTGATGAAGCTAAAAATGTATTATTGAATAACAGAATAGGAAAGTTTACCAAACCAGCACCAGCATTGTATCCTCATCAATGGAATTGGGACGCAGGTTTTATTGCTATTGGCTACGCGCATTTTGATATGGATCAGGCCGAGTCGGAATTAAGGCACTTATTCAGTGGACAATGGGCTAATGGCATGCTTCCGCATATTATTTTTAATCCTGAAGGTGATGGGCATTATTTTCCTGGGATTAACTTTTGGGAAACCTGGAGGTCATTTGATGCTCCAAAAATAGCTGAGACTTCAGGAATCTCCAATCCCGCCGTCCATGGTTTTGTACTTCAACGGATGTATCAGGTCGCAAAAGATAAAGATAGGGCACTTAACTTTATCAGGGAAATGTTCCCGAAGATCAAAGCCATGCACGCTTACTTCTACAATGAACGCGATCCTCAAAATGAAGGTCTTGTATACATTCGCCACCCTTGGGAGTCTGGAAATGATAACTCACCCACCTGGGATATTCCTCTTGAAACCATAGACTTTTCTAAGGTCAAAGTGCCTCCTTTCACCAGAAAAGACTTAAACTCAGGTCATGCAGAGCACCGTCCTACTAATCTTGACTATGATCGTTATATCTATTTGATAGATGTATTTAGAAAAGGTGATTATCGGGAAGATAAAATCTTTGAGTTAACACCTTTTGCTGTACAGGATCCTCTTTTTAATACTATTTTGATCAGGTCCAATCAGGCAATGATAGAATTAGGTGCTCTGATTGGTGAAGATATCCAGGTATTTAAAACGTGGAATGAAAAGTCCATCTCAGCTATGAACAATAAGCTGTGGAATGAAAGCACAGGCATGTATGATGCCTATGATCTGATTAACGGGCAAAAGATAGAAATGGAAGCCTCTTCCGGGCTTATGCCTCTCTATGCAAATATACCTTCTGATCTGCAGGCCAAGAAAATGGTGGATACCTTGATAGGGCCTAAGTTTCTTAGTAATGAAAGTTTGCCCTACTATCTTTGTTCTTCATTTACACCACTTAGTGATAAGTTTGATCCTAAAAAATATTGGAGAGGCCCCGTTTGGATCAATATGAACTGGATGCTTTACCACGGATTACACAGTTATGGATATGCGCAGGAAGCGGCAATGGTTAAATCAGACTCTATTGATCTGATCAACTACTATGGCTTCTATGAATACTTTGACCCAAAAAAAGATGTAATCAACAACAGACAGGGGTATGGAAGTCATCAGTTCTCATGGTCAGCAGCGCTTTGCCTGGACTGGCTTAATGAATAG